ATCAGCCAGTCGCATTTTATACGAAAGACTTAGCTTTTCCCGGCTTAGCGGCAGGTGATGTGCTGGAGCGGATAGAGTCGGATGAAGCGCAAGATGTATTAAGTAAAGCCAACCTGATTACAGTTTCAGCCGGTGCCAACGATTTATTGCGGCTCGTGCAGGCTGACCCGGCCACCGGTGCCATCACATTCGACCAACTGACGGCCAATTTCGTCTTAAATAACGCCCGTGAACAGATTGAACTGCTGCTGGCAGAACTCGCAGAACAGGCACCGCAGGCAGACATCTATGTCATGGGTTATTACTTCCCGTATCCACACGCCAATGACCTTCAAAAGCCGGGACTGGTAAAACAGCTTGAACTGTTGAATGTTATTCTTGAACAAGAAGCGATCGATGCCGGGGCAGTGTTCGTCCCGGTCGCCGAGGCGTTCGGCACAGAAGCGGTGACGGAAATTCCCAACCCGGCTGACGTGCATCCAACGGTTACCGGCTATCAGAAAATGGCGAATGCTTTCTTTGATCAGTATAAATCCGCCTGGCAAGTGGAAGCGGAAGAATTGCCACAGCCGGCACCGGTAACGTTTGAAGAGCTCCGGGAGCAGCGGGATCAACAGGAACAGCAGAAGTCTGCAGCGCAACCCACCGACCCTGTCAGAGAAGCAGAATTAGATACACTGGCTCTGTCAAAACCCCGGATATTTTTATGAAGATAAAGGCTGGCAAAATGGATTTTTCATTATCAGCATCCTGCCCAGCTGTTTTGACCAAAATTTGCTAAACACGATTATGGCCTATCCACACAGAAAAGCCGCACCGGTAAACTATAACCGGTGCGGCTTTTTGACGATTCAGTGACTTCTTGGATTTGCAGGACGAGGACGTGCCGCTGGGTCGGTTTTCCCTGACCGTTTTCGTTTGTTCAACGCCTTTTTCACAATTGGATATGCAATCGGACCGTATTTCATAGCTGTTTTCATTAATCGTTTTAGTTTCATAGAAGAATCTCTCCATTCATTTATGATCTTATTGGTATGTTTCCCGCGGAGAGATGTTGGCAAACATGCTTAGGACTCCAGTGCGTGAGCGACAAGAATATCCCTGTAATCTTCCACACTTGAAATTGAGACATACTCGGCGTTCCCATGCCAATCATCACCGGCTGGTCCGAATTCGATTGCTCCTTCACCGCCTTCGATGGCAGCTGCATAGTAACGGGTATCGGCAGCGCCATGCTGGCCGAAGAGAACGGGTTCGGTATCTGTCTCCTGACGAATAATCTCCTGAAGCCGTGCAATATATGGATGGGTGTTAGAAGTCACAAGAGCTGGTGTAGAGCCGCTCGCTGAGTATTCCATATCGAGGTTCAGCTGATCGCCCAAATCCCGCATCTGCCGCTCGATCTCTTGGGGATCCTGGGTTGGCAGAAACCGGATATCGTACGACATGTAACATAGTTCAGGAACTACGTTATACCGGTCTCCTGC
Above is a genomic segment from Planococcus lenghuensis containing:
- a CDS encoding SGNH/GDSL hydrolase family protein — encoded protein: MKKVLPAALAAFMLTSTGVPAGAETTEPAAYVAIGDSLAAGQTPDQAIDAGYADLIAQELMRNQPVAFYTKDLAFPGLAAGDVLERIESDEAQDVLSKANLITVSAGANDLLRLVQADPATGAITFDQLTANFVLNNAREQIELLLAELAEQAPQADIYVMGYYFPYPHANDLQKPGLVKQLELLNVILEQEAIDAGAVFVPVAEAFGTEAVTEIPNPADVHPTVTGYQKMANAFFDQYKSAWQVEAEELPQPAPVTFEELREQRDQQEQQKSAAQPTDPVREAELDTLALSKPRIFL